From a single Apostichopus japonicus isolate 1M-3 chromosome 12, ASM3797524v1, whole genome shotgun sequence genomic region:
- the LOC139977202 gene encoding uncharacterized protein translates to MFYVAICSNSLKITSHKCAVHCAGKIGPLTRFTPISWSKVIACTEDWCKLSGPQYDVAHEVLSTCKEQPDSFEDIFYHRDCYAAFNNETDIIRAKKRQTKLPQHKAVEDQDTAIEEDHQTEIDEPLEKQLLRSSKLASSSSDTRSRSQNILPEECIICKIQQYKVNPVSPKRGKE, encoded by the exons ATGTTTTATGTTGCTATTTGCTCTAACAGTTTGAAGATTACTTCTCACAAATGTGCAGTCCATTGTGCTGGGAAGATTGGGCCATTAACAAGGTTCACCCCAATCAGTTGGTCTAAAGTTATTGCCTGTACTGAGGATTGGTGCAAATTATCTGGCCCACAGTACGATGTTGCTCACGAAGTTCTATCCACCTGCAAAGAACAGCCTGACAGCTTTGAGGACATCTTCTACCATCGTGATTGCTATGCGGCTTTTAACAACGAAACAGATATTATCAGAGCAAAGAAACGACAGACGAAATTACCTCAACATAAAGCAGTTGAAG ATCAAGATACTGCTATTGAAGAAGATCACCAAACAGAAATTGATGAACCTCTGGAAAAGCAACTTCTCCGATCATCAAAGTTGGCATCTTCCTCATCTGATACAAGGTCTAGGTCACAGAATATTCTACCAGAGGAGTGTATCATCTGTAAAATCCAACAGTACAAGGTGAATCCTGTATCTCCTAAGAGAGGGAAAGAATGA